The Coregonus clupeaformis isolate EN_2021a unplaced genomic scaffold, ASM2061545v1 scaf0737, whole genome shotgun sequence genome window below encodes:
- the LOC121542914 gene encoding uncharacterized protein LOC121542914 isoform X1 — protein MESGGSGRSGGSSSSRSARTGGTGSVIGRSSGSSRGDSGNSRSNSGTAGSLGRSSSVGGSGGIIVAAPGAGGVAPAPPCASEWEMFQFGKYNLDIIEMLSGHQAHQFKGLGLERQLQHQQQVQLHQHQLQQQQQQQAETSGALLSGLGLGSLQGARSNAFSDSASIFAKMSAPPPPPLQQQPSSSSQSSRSKSSKMSSSSSSSHVSGYPQFLRSFHPTEAALAQEQLHSGVGRFEHFAGGSSGGGAGGLGVAPPPPPPLHPGLSVPQASPGPSSSSPSPSSSVVSNNPPSSSAVTSLGHQLVGAQSDARSLHQQFSCMLAANQYFLSGVPANASLEQFLVQQGTHNHLGIGLGQSEGSSSGLAPPPALHSSHSHGLSTAQPQQQQPPQQQQLPPHTLSHPHSHSHPHHPLHPGSQPSSLGGFDFQGIPVLSSNQLASLMQQEAGLPLPLPLHLSLSKDDGKGDSSGGGSSSSRRKKAMAGYLPQRKSDGGSNSSSGHGSGNPNASSSTGGLGHDPSPGLVVGGGGGVGMSGLGGDPSLLASSSSSSSSVVSSSSSSGPSSTAASVLVTNGSHLSKADNMGSMPSASTQDDTEPLYNCGECGKTFTHLSSLRRHLRMHESTAAGTSNNASINPNPTHIQPPTDPSLPHSTQDLNSQSSSLSSQQSSNSVQASSSCPSPDKTFNCSDCGKHFKKKGHLLQHGVIHSEARPYGCSICSRAFNRRESLTRHEKIHQDKPFRCPACGRCFRESTSLLNHAASGTCGKPGRTSKPQGSSKEGAVGEGRIGGGGGGEGGVGDYQGGRGVIYGKTEEEEEGVIMGGEGVQKSRLGCDGGLFQSERGGNANSRDRPDGKYPTDYSRNRYTGYHDDHRSQGNPSPCYSGASPCGSGMAGPALRKAPLAPTLHPHPQSQTQHHHQQQQPHLPLSSLLDDSEDDVTSSVNNAISAIAAAAAANCDMNSGNRGDDRRDIIGGLLGGLDLGPLGSPSSTSGMDKTYRGAGNQDGMSGNMNHNQHQGSDPQNSAAKPKGPRKPRKPKDPNAPPKRRQYTPRAPRESSNIPRPYLCSVCGRGFARRETLRRHDRVHTGEKPHRCSTCGKYFREAFHLTKHHTVHSGEKNYKCSLCGKEFGYSQSLKRHGKLHQKGELEEVPTTPGGENLNNFNTNPSCVMGQDREQNQGNTSSSYYSYPQDVKPQGFNSQPPPRLYTCAICWKSFRHHFHLTAHHQTVHENGGEKLFSCEVCGKAFAYSNSLTRHRLSQHGLARTGPDNTQGDASGSVGNSAAGGGVSGTASESEAATNALLQMAPSTEGHGGQQSHSVVTHSHQQQPPQPPAGYSPLFYDAGTAHSSASSVPPYSQPLPPNSTIMPPQHQHSPARVKGEHIYPAGSSSHTLHTTAPFQPLTELPSDHHHHHHHHHSSHHHHRSEPQSQQQHHRNIQSHNDMRRHKKKKKKSDRREGSEGRGDMWGESSGFLRDEGRKDKRKRRSVFQKQLRKKKLLLKIRRGGEAGGGGYELVTTRGMKLQILSSLKVPVKRFSCSICPHAMFARQAGLLAHRAAKHTQRVLSPQERLCCGVCGKQSHRLLESFIHRATHRGSFSCRRCSARFWNAPLLRRHKVTCRHRAKGLPRGGAISLKSSKRVGERKSGEERREMSHSLLTEYRY, from the coding sequence ATGGAGAGTGGGGGCAGTGGGCGATCTGGTGGAAGTAGCAGCAGCCGAAGTGCGCGAACAGGGGGGACCGGCAGTGTTATCGGGCGGAGTTCGGGATCGAGCCGAGGCGACTCAGGCAATTCCAGGTCAAACAGTGGCACTGCAGGATCCCTCGGCCGAAGCTCATCTGTTGGCGGCAGTGGTGGGATCATTGTCGCTGCTCCTGGTGCTGGAGGTGTGGCTCCTGCACCCCCATGTGCCAGTGAGTGGGAGATGTTCCAATTTGGAAAATACAATCTGGACATAATAGAGATGTTAAGCGGACACCAGGCCCATCAGTTCAAAGGCCTTGGGTTAGAACGACAGCTACAGCATCAGCAGCAAGTGCAGCTTCACCAGCACCagctccagcagcagcaacaacaacaggcCGAGACCTCAGGAGCTCTCCTGTCTGGGCTAGGCCTTGGGTCCCTCCAAGGGGCCAGAAGCAACGCCTTTTCCGATTCTGCCTCTATTTTCGCCAAAATGAgcgcccctcctcctccccctctacaaCAACAACCTTCTTCGTCCTCACAAAGCTCAAGATCCAAGTCAAGCAAGatgagtagcagcagcagctcaAGCCATGTGTCGGGCTACCCACAGTTCCTGCGTTCCTTCCACCCGACAGAGGCAGCTCTGGCACAGGAGCAACTGCATTCTGGGGTCGGCCGCTTCGAGCACTTTGCTGGGGGTAGCAGTGGTGGGGGTGCCGGGGGGTTGGGAGTTgccccccctccaccaccccctctGCATCCAGGCCTCTCTGTCCCCCAAGCATCACCTGGCCCTTcatcctcttccccctccccctctagtTCAGTGGTATCTAACAATCCCCCCAGTAGCAGTGCAGTCACCTCTCTGGGACACCAGCTGGTTGGGGCCCAATCTGACGCACGGAGCCTTCACCAGCAGTTCAGTTGCATGCTAGCTGCTAATCAGTACTTTCTCTCTGGGGTGCCTGCTAATGCTAGCTTAGAGCAGTTTCTGGTTCAGCAGGGAACCCACAACCACCTGGGGATAGGTTTAGGTCAGAGTGAGGGATCCAGCTCAGGCCTTGCTCCACCTCCAGCTCTGCATTCCTCTCATTCACATGGCCTCTCTACCGCTcagccacagcagcagcagcctccacagcagcagcagctgccTCCCCATACCCTGTCCCACCCCCACTCTCACTCCCACCCTCACCACCCCCTCCACCCAGGATCCCAGCCGTCCTCCCTGGGTGGTTTTGACTTCCAGGGCATCCCAGTGCTCTCCTCCAATCAGCTGGCCTCTCTGATGCAGCAGGAAGCAGGCCTGCCGCTCCCCCTGCCGCTTCATCTGTCCCTCTCCAAGGATGATGGCAAGGGGGACAGCAGTGGGGGCggaagcagcagcagtaggaggAAGAAAGCGATGGCTGGCTACCTGCCACAGAGGAAGTCAGATGGCGGCAGTAACAGCAGCAGCGGCCACGGCAGTGGGAACCCCAATGCTAGCAGCAGTACAGGGGGTCTGGGCCACGACCCCTCCCCAGGGCTGGTTGTCGGTGGGGGCGGAGGGGTTGGCATGTCAGGTTTGGGAGGAGATCCATCCCTCCTTgcctcttcatcatcctcatcatcatcagttgtctcatcatcctcttcctctggcCCCTCCTCCACTGCAGCATCAGTCCTGGTTACTAATGGTTCTCACCTATCCAAAGCTGATAACATGGGCTCCATGCCATCTGCATCTACACAGGATGACACTGAGCCCCTCTATAACTGTGGTGAGTGTGGCAAAACCTTCACTCACCTCTCCAGCCTTCGCAGGCACCTGCGCATGCATGAGTCTACGGCAGCAGGTACTAGCAATAATGCCAGCATTAACCCAAACCCGACTCATATCCAACCACCAACTGACCCCAGTCTCCCACACTCCACCCAGGATCTGAACTCTCAATCTAGCTCGCTGTCCTCCCAACAATCATCCAACTCAGTCCAGGCCTCATCCTCCTGCCCCAGCCCTGACAAGACCTTCAATTGCTCAGATTGTGGCAAGCACTTCAAGAAGAAGGGGCACCTCCTCCAACATGGCGTCATCCACTCAGAGGCTCGCCCGTATGGCTGCAGCATCTGCTCTCGGGCTTTCAACCGCCGTGAGTCGCTGACGCGACACGAGAAGATTCACCAGGACAAGCCCTTCCGCTGCCCAGCCTGCGGTCGATGCTTCCGTGAGAGCACCTCTCTACTCAACCATGCTGCCTCTGGCACATGCGGCAAGCCAGGTAGGACATCAAAACCACAGGGCAGCAGCAAGGAAGGAGCTGTAGGTGAGGGCAGAATAGGAGGAGGGGGCGGAGGAGAAGGTGGAGTGGGGGATTACCAGGGTGGTAGAGGGGTAATTTATGGGAAaactgaggaagaggaagagggtgtGATCATGGGAGGTGAGGGGGTTCAGAAGTCAAGGCTAGGGTGTGATGGTGGTCTGTTTCAGTCAGAGAGGGGAGGGAATGCTAACAGCAGGGACAGGCCAGATGGTAAATACCCCACTGATTACTCTCGGAATCGTTACACAGGCTACCATGATGACCACCGTTCTCAAGGTAACCCGTCTCCGTGTTACTCTGGAGCCTCCCCCTGTGGCAGCGGGATGGCAGGCCCGGCGCTGAGGAAGGCGCCCTTGGCCCCAACGCTGCACCCCCACCCTCAGAGTCAAACCCAACAtcaccaccagcagcagcagcctcacctccccctgtcctctctcctggaTGACTCTGAAGACGACGTCACCAGCTCTGTCAACAACGCAATCTCAGCCATCGCCGCTGCAGCTGCCGCCAACTGTGATATGAACAGTGGGAACAGAGGCGACGATAGAAGGGATATCATCGGAGGGCTGTTGGGGGGGCTGGACTTAGGCCCCTTGGGTTCCCCTTCATCAACATCTGGAATGGATAAGACCTATAGAGGAGCAGGGAACCAGGATGGTATGAGTGGTAATATGAACCACAACCAACATCAGGGGAGTGATCCACAGAACTCTGCTGCCAAACCAAAAGGTCCCCGGAAACCCAGAAAGCCCAAAGACCCCAACGCTCCTCCTAAACGCAGGCAGTACACCCCCAGAGCTCCCAGAGAGTCGAGCAATATCCCGCGGCCATATCTGTGCAGTGTTTGCGGCAGGGGGTTTGCACGCCGCGAGACCCTCCGTAGGCACGACCGCGTCCATACTGGGGAGAAGCCCCACCGCTGCAGTACATGTGGGAAGTACTTCAGAGAGGCCTTCCACCTCACCAAGCACCACACAGTTCACTCTGGGGAGAAGAACTACAAGTGCAGCCTGTGTGGGAAAGAGTTTGGCTACTCCCAGAGCCTCAAGAGGCACGGGAAGCTCCATCAGAAAGGGGAGCTGGAAGAGGTGCCCACAACACCAGGAGGGGAGAACCTCAACAACTTCAACACAAACCCCTCATGTGTTATGGGCCAAGACAGGGAACAGAACCAAggaaacacctcctcctcctattaCTCATACCCCCAAGATGTCAAGCCTCAAGGCTTCAACAGCCAGCCCCCACCCAGGCTCTACACCTGTGCGATATGCTGGAAGTCTTTCCGCCATCACTTCCACCTGACGGCTCATCACCAGACGGTCCATGAGAACGGAGGTGAGAAGCTGTTCAGCTGCGAGGTGTGTGGGAAGGCCTTTGCCTACTCCAACAGCCTCACGCGACACAGGCTGTCACAGCACGGCCTGGCGCGCACCGGCCCTGACAACACACAAGGGGACGCCAGTGGGTCAGTGGGAAACAGTGCAGCTGGTGGTGGAGTGAGTGGGACTGCGTCAGAGAGCGAGGCAGCCACCAACGCCCTCCTTCAGATGGCACCTTCCACTGAGGGCCACGGTGGGCAGCAGAGTCACAGTGTTGTCACCCACAGTCATCAACAACAGccacctcagcccccagctgGCTACTCCCCCCTTTTCTATGATGCTGGTACGGCCCACTCCTCAGCCTCCAGCGTCCCTCCCTACTCTCAGCCCCTGCCACCCAACTCCACAATCATGCCCCCTCAGCACCAGCATTCCCCAGCAAGGGTTAAAGGGGAGCACATTTACCCAGCTGGGTCCAGTAGTCACACCCTTCACACCACGGCTCCATTCCAGCCCCTCACGGAGCTGCCGTCcgaccatcatcaccaccaccaccaccaccattcttcacatCACCACCACCGTTCAGAGCCCCAGTCCCAGCAACAACACCACAGGAACATCCAATCACACAATGATATGAGGAggcacaagaagaagaagaaaaagtcagacaggagggaggggagcGAGGGGAGGGGGGACATGTGGGGGGAGTCCTCAGGCTTCCTCAGAGACGAGGGGAGGAAAgacaagaggaagaggaggtcTGTTTTCCAAAAACAGTTGAGGAAGAAAAAGCTGCTGTTGAAAATTAGACGAGGGGGGGAAGCGGGAGGGGGAGGATATGAGTTGGTCACAACAAGAGGGATGAAGTTACAAATCCTGTCATCTCTCAAAGTCCCAGTGAAACGTTTTTCCTGCTCCATCTGTCCCCACGCCATGTTCGCTCGCCAGGCTGGCCTGCTAGCCCACAGGGCAGCTAAACACACCCAGAGAGTCCTGTCCCCCCAGGAGCGTCTCTGCTGcggtgtgtgtgggaagcagtCTCATAGGCTACTGGAATCCTTCATCCACCGTGCAACTCATCGGGGGTCCTTCTCCTGCAGGCGCTGCTCCGCTCGCTTCTGGAACGCCCCCCTCCTCCGCAGGCACAAGGTGACCTGCCGACATAGGGCCAAGGGACTGCCACGAGGTGGCGCTATCAGCCTGAAGTCATCcaagagggtgggggagaggaagagCGGAGAGGAGCGGAGGGAGATGTCGCACTCCCTGCTTACAGAGTACAGATACTGA
- the LOC121542914 gene encoding uncharacterized protein LOC121542914 isoform X2, whose amino-acid sequence MESGGSGRSGGSSSSRSARTGGTGSVIGRSSGSSRGDSGNSRSNSGTAGSLGRSSSVGGSGGIIVAAPGAGGVAPAPPCASEWEMFQFGKYNLDIIEMLSGHQAHQFKGLGLERQLQHQQQVQLHQHQLQQQQQQQAETSGALLSGLGLGSLQGARSNAFSDSASIFAKMSAPPPPPLQQQPSSSSQSSRSKSSKMSSSSSSSHVSGYPQFLRSFHPTEAALAQEQLHSGVGRFEHFAGGSSGGGAGGLGVAPPPPPPLHPGLSVPQASPGPSSSSPSPSSSVVSNNPPSSSAVTSLGHQLVGAQSDARSLHQQFSCMLAANQYFLSGVPANASLEQFLVQQGTHNHLGIGLGQSEGSSSGLAPPPALHSSHSHGLSTAQPQQQQPPQQQQLPPHTLSHPHSHSHPHHPLHPGSQPSSLGGFDFQGIPVLSSNQLASLMQQEAGLPLPLPLHLSLSKDDGKGDSSGGGSSSSRRKKAMAGYLPQRKSDGGSNSSSGHGSGNPNASSSTGGLGHDPSPGLVVGGGGGVGMSGLGGDPSLLASSSSSSSSVVSSSSSSGPSSTAASVLVTNGSHLSKADNMGSMPSASTQDDTEPLYNCGECGKTFTHLSSLRRHLRMHESTAAGTSNNASINPNPTHIQPPTDPSLPHSTQDLNSQSSSLSSQQSSNSVQASSSCPSPDKTFNCSDCGKHFKKKGHLLQHGVIHSEARPYGCSICSRAFNRRESLTRHEKIHQDKPFRCPACGRCFRESTSLLNHAASGTCGKPGYHDDHRSQGNPSPCYSGASPCGSGMAGPALRKAPLAPTLHPHPQSQTQHHHQQQQPHLPLSSLLDDSEDDVTSSVNNAISAIAAAAAANCDMNSGNRGDDRRDIIGGLLGGLDLGPLGSPSSTSGMDKTYRGAGNQDGMSGNMNHNQHQGSDPQNSAAKPKGPRKPRKPKDPNAPPKRRQYTPRAPRESSNIPRPYLCSVCGRGFARRETLRRHDRVHTGEKPHRCSTCGKYFREAFHLTKHHTVHSGEKNYKCSLCGKEFGYSQSLKRHGKLHQKGELEEVPTTPGGENLNNFNTNPSCVMGQDREQNQGNTSSSYYSYPQDVKPQGFNSQPPPRLYTCAICWKSFRHHFHLTAHHQTVHENGGEKLFSCEVCGKAFAYSNSLTRHRLSQHGLARTGPDNTQGDASGSVGNSAAGGGVSGTASESEAATNALLQMAPSTEGHGGQQSHSVVTHSHQQQPPQPPAGYSPLFYDAGTAHSSASSVPPYSQPLPPNSTIMPPQHQHSPARVKGEHIYPAGSSSHTLHTTAPFQPLTELPSDHHHHHHHHHSSHHHHRSEPQSQQQHHRNIQSHNDMRRHKKKKKKSDRREGSEGRGDMWGESSGFLRDEGRKDKRKRRSVFQKQLRKKKLLLKIRRGGEAGGGGYELVTTRGMKLQILSSLKVPVKRFSCSICPHAMFARQAGLLAHRAAKHTQRVLSPQERLCCGVCGKQSHRLLESFIHRATHRGSFSCRRCSARFWNAPLLRRHKVTCRHRAKGLPRGGAISLKSSKRVGERKSGEERREMSHSLLTEYRY is encoded by the exons ATGGAGAGTGGGGGCAGTGGGCGATCTGGTGGAAGTAGCAGCAGCCGAAGTGCGCGAACAGGGGGGACCGGCAGTGTTATCGGGCGGAGTTCGGGATCGAGCCGAGGCGACTCAGGCAATTCCAGGTCAAACAGTGGCACTGCAGGATCCCTCGGCCGAAGCTCATCTGTTGGCGGCAGTGGTGGGATCATTGTCGCTGCTCCTGGTGCTGGAGGTGTGGCTCCTGCACCCCCATGTGCCAGTGAGTGGGAGATGTTCCAATTTGGAAAATACAATCTGGACATAATAGAGATGTTAAGCGGACACCAGGCCCATCAGTTCAAAGGCCTTGGGTTAGAACGACAGCTACAGCATCAGCAGCAAGTGCAGCTTCACCAGCACCagctccagcagcagcaacaacaacaggcCGAGACCTCAGGAGCTCTCCTGTCTGGGCTAGGCCTTGGGTCCCTCCAAGGGGCCAGAAGCAACGCCTTTTCCGATTCTGCCTCTATTTTCGCCAAAATGAgcgcccctcctcctccccctctacaaCAACAACCTTCTTCGTCCTCACAAAGCTCAAGATCCAAGTCAAGCAAGatgagtagcagcagcagctcaAGCCATGTGTCGGGCTACCCACAGTTCCTGCGTTCCTTCCACCCGACAGAGGCAGCTCTGGCACAGGAGCAACTGCATTCTGGGGTCGGCCGCTTCGAGCACTTTGCTGGGGGTAGCAGTGGTGGGGGTGCCGGGGGGTTGGGAGTTgccccccctccaccaccccctctGCATCCAGGCCTCTCTGTCCCCCAAGCATCACCTGGCCCTTcatcctcttccccctccccctctagtTCAGTGGTATCTAACAATCCCCCCAGTAGCAGTGCAGTCACCTCTCTGGGACACCAGCTGGTTGGGGCCCAATCTGACGCACGGAGCCTTCACCAGCAGTTCAGTTGCATGCTAGCTGCTAATCAGTACTTTCTCTCTGGGGTGCCTGCTAATGCTAGCTTAGAGCAGTTTCTGGTTCAGCAGGGAACCCACAACCACCTGGGGATAGGTTTAGGTCAGAGTGAGGGATCCAGCTCAGGCCTTGCTCCACCTCCAGCTCTGCATTCCTCTCATTCACATGGCCTCTCTACCGCTcagccacagcagcagcagcctccacagcagcagcagctgccTCCCCATACCCTGTCCCACCCCCACTCTCACTCCCACCCTCACCACCCCCTCCACCCAGGATCCCAGCCGTCCTCCCTGGGTGGTTTTGACTTCCAGGGCATCCCAGTGCTCTCCTCCAATCAGCTGGCCTCTCTGATGCAGCAGGAAGCAGGCCTGCCGCTCCCCCTGCCGCTTCATCTGTCCCTCTCCAAGGATGATGGCAAGGGGGACAGCAGTGGGGGCggaagcagcagcagtaggaggAAGAAAGCGATGGCTGGCTACCTGCCACAGAGGAAGTCAGATGGCGGCAGTAACAGCAGCAGCGGCCACGGCAGTGGGAACCCCAATGCTAGCAGCAGTACAGGGGGTCTGGGCCACGACCCCTCCCCAGGGCTGGTTGTCGGTGGGGGCGGAGGGGTTGGCATGTCAGGTTTGGGAGGAGATCCATCCCTCCTTgcctcttcatcatcctcatcatcatcagttgtctcatcatcctcttcctctggcCCCTCCTCCACTGCAGCATCAGTCCTGGTTACTAATGGTTCTCACCTATCCAAAGCTGATAACATGGGCTCCATGCCATCTGCATCTACACAGGATGACACTGAGCCCCTCTATAACTGTGGTGAGTGTGGCAAAACCTTCACTCACCTCTCCAGCCTTCGCAGGCACCTGCGCATGCATGAGTCTACGGCAGCAGGTACTAGCAATAATGCCAGCATTAACCCAAACCCGACTCATATCCAACCACCAACTGACCCCAGTCTCCCACACTCCACCCAGGATCTGAACTCTCAATCTAGCTCGCTGTCCTCCCAACAATCATCCAACTCAGTCCAGGCCTCATCCTCCTGCCCCAGCCCTGACAAGACCTTCAATTGCTCAGATTGTGGCAAGCACTTCAAGAAGAAGGGGCACCTCCTCCAACATGGCGTCATCCACTCAGAGGCTCGCCCGTATGGCTGCAGCATCTGCTCTCGGGCTTTCAACCGCCGTGAGTCGCTGACGCGACACGAGAAGATTCACCAGGACAAGCCCTTCCGCTGCCCAGCCTGCGGTCGATGCTTCCGTGAGAGCACCTCTCTACTCAACCATGCTGCCTCTGGCACATGCGGCAAGCCAG GCTACCATGATGACCACCGTTCTCAAGGTAACCCGTCTCCGTGTTACTCTGGAGCCTCCCCCTGTGGCAGCGGGATGGCAGGCCCGGCGCTGAGGAAGGCGCCCTTGGCCCCAACGCTGCACCCCCACCCTCAGAGTCAAACCCAACAtcaccaccagcagcagcagcctcacctccccctgtcctctctcctggaTGACTCTGAAGACGACGTCACCAGCTCTGTCAACAACGCAATCTCAGCCATCGCCGCTGCAGCTGCCGCCAACTGTGATATGAACAGTGGGAACAGAGGCGACGATAGAAGGGATATCATCGGAGGGCTGTTGGGGGGGCTGGACTTAGGCCCCTTGGGTTCCCCTTCATCAACATCTGGAATGGATAAGACCTATAGAGGAGCAGGGAACCAGGATGGTATGAGTGGTAATATGAACCACAACCAACATCAGGGGAGTGATCCACAGAACTCTGCTGCCAAACCAAAAGGTCCCCGGAAACCCAGAAAGCCCAAAGACCCCAACGCTCCTCCTAAACGCAGGCAGTACACCCCCAGAGCTCCCAGAGAGTCGAGCAATATCCCGCGGCCATATCTGTGCAGTGTTTGCGGCAGGGGGTTTGCACGCCGCGAGACCCTCCGTAGGCACGACCGCGTCCATACTGGGGAGAAGCCCCACCGCTGCAGTACATGTGGGAAGTACTTCAGAGAGGCCTTCCACCTCACCAAGCACCACACAGTTCACTCTGGGGAGAAGAACTACAAGTGCAGCCTGTGTGGGAAAGAGTTTGGCTACTCCCAGAGCCTCAAGAGGCACGGGAAGCTCCATCAGAAAGGGGAGCTGGAAGAGGTGCCCACAACACCAGGAGGGGAGAACCTCAACAACTTCAACACAAACCCCTCATGTGTTATGGGCCAAGACAGGGAACAGAACCAAggaaacacctcctcctcctattaCTCATACCCCCAAGATGTCAAGCCTCAAGGCTTCAACAGCCAGCCCCCACCCAGGCTCTACACCTGTGCGATATGCTGGAAGTCTTTCCGCCATCACTTCCACCTGACGGCTCATCACCAGACGGTCCATGAGAACGGAGGTGAGAAGCTGTTCAGCTGCGAGGTGTGTGGGAAGGCCTTTGCCTACTCCAACAGCCTCACGCGACACAGGCTGTCACAGCACGGCCTGGCGCGCACCGGCCCTGACAACACACAAGGGGACGCCAGTGGGTCAGTGGGAAACAGTGCAGCTGGTGGTGGAGTGAGTGGGACTGCGTCAGAGAGCGAGGCAGCCACCAACGCCCTCCTTCAGATGGCACCTTCCACTGAGGGCCACGGTGGGCAGCAGAGTCACAGTGTTGTCACCCACAGTCATCAACAACAGccacctcagcccccagctgGCTACTCCCCCCTTTTCTATGATGCTGGTACGGCCCACTCCTCAGCCTCCAGCGTCCCTCCCTACTCTCAGCCCCTGCCACCCAACTCCACAATCATGCCCCCTCAGCACCAGCATTCCCCAGCAAGGGTTAAAGGGGAGCACATTTACCCAGCTGGGTCCAGTAGTCACACCCTTCACACCACGGCTCCATTCCAGCCCCTCACGGAGCTGCCGTCcgaccatcatcaccaccaccaccaccaccattcttcacatCACCACCACCGTTCAGAGCCCCAGTCCCAGCAACAACACCACAGGAACATCCAATCACACAATGATATGAGGAggcacaagaagaagaagaaaaagtcagacaggagggaggggagcGAGGGGAGGGGGGACATGTGGGGGGAGTCCTCAGGCTTCCTCAGAGACGAGGGGAGGAAAgacaagaggaagaggaggtcTGTTTTCCAAAAACAGTTGAGGAAGAAAAAGCTGCTGTTGAAAATTAGACGAGGGGGGGAAGCGGGAGGGGGAGGATATGAGTTGGTCACAACAAGAGGGATGAAGTTACAAATCCTGTCATCTCTCAAAGTCCCAGTGAAACGTTTTTCCTGCTCCATCTGTCCCCACGCCATGTTCGCTCGCCAGGCTGGCCTGCTAGCCCACAGGGCAGCTAAACACACCCAGAGAGTCCTGTCCCCCCAGGAGCGTCTCTGCTGcggtgtgtgtgggaagcagtCTCATAGGCTACTGGAATCCTTCATCCACCGTGCAACTCATCGGGGGTCCTTCTCCTGCAGGCGCTGCTCCGCTCGCTTCTGGAACGCCCCCCTCCTCCGCAGGCACAAGGTGACCTGCCGACATAGGGCCAAGGGACTGCCACGAGGTGGCGCTATCAGCCTGAAGTCATCcaagagggtgggggagaggaagagCGGAGAGGAGCGGAGGGAGATGTCGCACTCCCTGCTTACAGAGTACAGATACTGA